One Rosa chinensis cultivar Old Blush chromosome 5, RchiOBHm-V2, whole genome shotgun sequence genomic region harbors:
- the LOC112203778 gene encoding uncharacterized protein LOC112203778, protein MTNLAKLDFVALDISGKNYLSWALDAEIHLEAQNLGPTIKEGNSASPQNKAKAMIFLRHHLHQGLKDEYLTVKDPLELWTGLADRFAHQKTIVLPRARYEWTHLRLQDYSSVIDYNSAMFRITSQMNLCGETVTQAMMLEKTFSTFHASNMVLQQQYRERGFTKYSDLISCLLVAEQNNELLMKNHQSRPTGSQPFPEANATFTSGYGNRRGGRYGKARNRGHRRGQG, encoded by the coding sequence ATGACgaatttggcaaaattggattttgTCGCCCTTGACATCTCTGGCAAGAACTACTTGTCTTGGGCCCTTGATGCAGAGATTCATCTCGAAGCCCAAAACCTTGGGCCTAcaatcaaggaaggaaactCAGCGTCCCCGCAGAATAAAGCTAAGGCTATGATTTTTCTGCGCCACCATCTCCATCAGGGATTGAAGGACGAGTACTTAACTGTCAAAGACCCACTTGAGCTATGGACAGGTTTGGCAGATAGGTTCGCTCACCAAAAGACTATTGTGCTCCCTAGAGCACGTTATGAATGGACGCATCTGCGCCTTCAAGATTACAGTTCTGTGATAGATTATAATTCTGCCATGTTCAGGATCACCTCCCAAATGAATCTTTGTGGAGAAACTGTAACTCAGGCCATGATGCTTGAAAAGACCTTCTCCACTTTTCATGCCTCCAATATGGTCTTACAGCAGCAATACAGAGAAAGAGGATTCACCAAATATTCTGATCTCATCTCTTGTCTTCTGGTGGCTGAGCAAAACAATGAGCTCTTAATGAAGAACCATCAGTCTCGCCCTACAGGATCACAACCATTCCCTGAAGCGAATGCTACTTTTACTAGTGGTTATGGCAATAGACGTGGTGGAAGGTATGGCAAAGCCCGTAACCGTGGTCATAGACGTGGTCAGGGTTGA